One Streptomyces sp. V4I8 genomic window carries:
- a CDS encoding LCP family protein produces MSGTGRRRRTSGDGAGKARLTRRGRVLAWGAGATSVVVLGIAGVGAWVYNDLDNNIKSADVDDKIGGDRPENLSPGSKNILVVGSDSRDGANAEYGKDLTTMQSDTLMVLHVPANRKWAAVVSFPRDSWVEIPACDRGDGSDSGPHRAKINEAFAIGGTSGEVAGAAACSIKTVEANTGLRIDHFMSVDFQGFKGMVDALEGIEVCPKQAIRSKKARLRIEPGCQTVGGEKALGYVRVRYGVGDGSDIGRIGRQQEFMDALAEKAQSKLTSPKALYGFLKSATGSLTTDPDLAGIKPLYGLASELKGIPSDRLAFLTVPNYPRQADVPADLANVVWQYPLATDLFASLARDKEIDKKELDAAAKTPLYASSVRVQVLNGTGVPGLAKSVAEKLGKAGLTVTGTGNAPQNTDTTTVTYPAGLEKQAKAVAARLPKARATQDSTATPGVVTVVVGKGLDLDDIR; encoded by the coding sequence GTGAGCGGAACAGGGCGGCGGCGACGAACGTCGGGCGACGGGGCGGGGAAGGCCCGGCTGACGCGACGGGGGAGGGTGCTGGCGTGGGGAGCGGGGGCGACCTCGGTGGTCGTCCTCGGCATCGCCGGGGTGGGCGCCTGGGTCTACAACGACCTCGACAACAACATCAAGTCCGCCGACGTCGACGACAAGATCGGCGGCGACCGCCCCGAGAACCTCAGCCCGGGCTCGAAGAACATCCTGGTCGTCGGCTCCGACAGCCGCGACGGCGCCAACGCCGAGTACGGCAAGGACCTGACCACCATGCAGTCGGACACCCTGATGGTGCTGCACGTCCCCGCGAACCGGAAATGGGCCGCGGTGGTGTCGTTCCCCCGTGACTCCTGGGTGGAGATACCGGCCTGCGACCGGGGCGACGGCAGCGACTCCGGCCCGCACCGCGCCAAGATCAACGAGGCGTTCGCGATCGGCGGCACCAGCGGCGAGGTCGCCGGGGCCGCCGCCTGCTCCATCAAGACGGTCGAGGCCAACACGGGCCTGCGCATCGACCACTTCATGTCCGTCGACTTCCAGGGCTTCAAGGGCATGGTCGACGCCCTGGAGGGGATCGAGGTCTGCCCGAAGCAGGCCATCCGCTCCAAGAAGGCCAGACTGCGGATCGAACCCGGCTGCCAGACCGTCGGCGGGGAGAAGGCCCTCGGCTATGTGCGCGTCCGCTACGGCGTCGGCGACGGCTCCGACATCGGACGCATCGGACGCCAGCAGGAGTTCATGGACGCTCTGGCCGAGAAGGCGCAGTCCAAACTGACCAGCCCGAAGGCGCTGTACGGCTTCCTGAAGTCGGCCACCGGGTCCCTGACCACGGACCCCGACCTGGCCGGCATCAAGCCGCTGTACGGGCTCGCCTCGGAACTCAAGGGCATCCCGAGCGACCGCCTCGCGTTCCTCACCGTGCCCAACTACCCGCGCCAGGCGGACGTGCCCGCCGACCTGGCCAACGTCGTCTGGCAGTACCCGCTGGCCACCGACCTGTTCGCCTCCCTGGCCAGGGACAAGGAGATCGACAAGAAGGAACTGGACGCGGCGGCGAAGACCCCCCTGTACGCCTCCTCCGTGCGCGTCCAGGTCCTCAACGGCACGGGGGTGCCGGGACTGGCCAAGAGCGTCGCCGAGAAGCTGGGCAAGGCCGGTCTCACCGTGACCGGGACGGGCAACGCCCCGCAGAACACCGACACCACGACCGTCACCTACCCGGCGGGCCTGGAGAAGCAGGCCAAGGCCGTGGCCGCCCGGCTGCCCAAGGCCCGGGCCACGCAGGACTCGACCGCCACGCCGGGCGTGGTCACCGTGGTCGTCGGAAAGGGCCTCGACCTCGACGACATCCGCTGA
- a CDS encoding hemolysin family protein codes for MSAALGLVAVFVLTAGTGYFVAQEFAYVSADRLALARAAEAGDRKAARALKVLERLSFMLSGAQLGITVTGLVVGFIAEPSVSALLKPVLTGIGIPAGAVGGISVVLAFVLATVVQMVLGELAPKNLAIAVPERLAKSLAGSTLAYLKVVGPVVRIFDGAANRLLRKVGIEPVEELHHGATLEELGHLIGESHEQGRLPRATAELLDHALEFSDRTLDEVMVPRADAVFVRKDATAAEAVDLIAKHGHSNYPVLGDHPDDIGGVLGVRELMGLPAERLAVITAGAAARRPLLLPDTLPLPDAVEQMRERDDEFAVVLDEHGGVAGIVTYEDIAEELVGDIADESDTVTEIAVVDGEGWLVDARRRLDEVADITGIELPEEEDYDTVAGLIVDRLGRFPTIGDRLTVALSDGDGVVIDVRALDRHVPDRVRVQRLVAEKTEQAEKTEESA; via the coding sequence TTGAGCGCCGCACTCGGCCTGGTGGCCGTCTTCGTCCTGACCGCCGGCACCGGCTACTTCGTCGCTCAGGAGTTCGCGTACGTCTCCGCGGACCGGCTCGCCCTGGCCCGTGCGGCCGAGGCCGGGGACCGGAAGGCCGCCCGCGCCCTGAAGGTGCTGGAACGCCTGTCGTTCATGCTCTCGGGCGCCCAGCTCGGCATCACCGTGACCGGCCTGGTCGTCGGCTTCATCGCCGAGCCGTCGGTGTCCGCCCTGCTCAAGCCCGTCCTGACCGGCATCGGCATCCCCGCCGGCGCCGTCGGCGGCATCTCCGTCGTGCTGGCCTTCGTGCTGGCCACGGTCGTGCAGATGGTGCTGGGCGAGCTGGCCCCGAAGAACCTCGCCATCGCCGTCCCGGAACGGCTCGCGAAGTCACTCGCCGGCTCCACGCTGGCGTACCTGAAGGTCGTAGGGCCGGTCGTGCGGATCTTCGACGGCGCCGCGAACAGGCTGCTGCGCAAGGTCGGCATCGAGCCGGTGGAGGAGCTGCACCACGGCGCCACCCTGGAGGAACTGGGCCATCTGATCGGCGAGTCCCACGAACAGGGCCGGCTGCCGCGCGCGACGGCCGAGCTGCTCGACCACGCCCTGGAGTTCTCCGACCGCACGCTGGACGAGGTGATGGTGCCGCGCGCCGACGCGGTCTTCGTCCGCAAGGACGCCACCGCCGCCGAAGCGGTCGACCTCATCGCCAAGCACGGCCACTCCAACTACCCGGTCCTCGGTGACCACCCGGACGACATCGGGGGTGTGCTCGGCGTACGGGAGCTGATGGGACTGCCCGCCGAGCGGCTGGCGGTCATCACGGCCGGCGCGGCGGCCCGGCGACCGCTGCTCCTGCCCGACACCCTGCCGCTGCCGGACGCCGTGGAGCAGATGCGCGAGCGGGACGACGAGTTCGCCGTGGTCCTCGACGAGCACGGCGGAGTGGCCGGCATCGTCACCTACGAGGACATCGCCGAGGAACTGGTCGGCGACATCGCCGACGAGTCCGACACCGTCACCGAGATCGCGGTCGTGGACGGCGAGGGCTGGCTGGTGGACGCCCGACGGCGCCTGGACGAAGTCGCCGACATCACCGGCATCGAGCTGCCCGAGGAGGAGGACTACGACACCGTGGCCGGCCTGATCGTGGACCGTCTCGGCCGCTTCCCGACCATCGGTGACCGGTTGACGGTCGCGCTGTCCGACGGCGACGGCGTGGTGATCGACGTACGCGCCCTCGACCGGCACGTGCCGGACCGGGTACGCGTCCAGCGGCTGGTGGCGGAGAAGACGGAGCAGGCGGAGAAGACGGAGGAGTCGGCGTGA